The Rhododendron vialii isolate Sample 1 chromosome 5a, ASM3025357v1 genome contains a region encoding:
- the LOC131327291 gene encoding CBS domain-containing protein CBSX1, chloroplastic-like yields the protein MNSISVSLSPFPAVHRRHRSQLPFPLGHPIAPAPRPSFIPLCSRRRPLVVSASSPGTTNSTPPRSAIIYTVGDFMTKKEELHVVKPTTTVDEALEFLVDKRITGFPVIDDNWKLVGVVSDYDLLALDSISGGGHSDANLFPDVDSSWKAFNRIQRLLSKTNGKVVGDLMTPAPLVVRETTNLEDAARLLLETKYRRLPVVDSDGMLVGIITRGNVVRAALQIKHANERYHN from the exons ATGAATTCAATTTCCGTTTCTCTTTCCCCCTTCCCCGCCGTACACCGCCGCCATCGCTCTCAGTTACCGTTCCCCCTCGGCCATCCAATCGCCCCCGCACCACGCCCTTCCTTCATCCCTCTCTGCTCTCGCCGACGCCCGCTCGTCGTTTCCGCCTCCTCCCCCGGCACCACTAATTCCACGCCT CCAAGAAGCGCGATTATTTACACGGTGGGTGATTTCATGACGAAGAAGGAAGAGTTGCACGTTGTCAAACCTACGACGACTGTTGATGAAG CTCTAGAGTTTCTTGTGGATAAAAGAATTACCGGCTTTCCTGTGATTGATGACAACTGGAAATTG GTTGGTGTTGTTTCAGATTATGACTTGTTAGCACTTGATTCTATCTCAG GTGGTGGTCATTCAGATGCAAACCTGTTCCCTGATGTTGATAGTTCCTGGAAG GCATTTAATAGGATACAGAGACTGCTTAGTAAAACTAATGGAAAAGTTGTGGGCGATTTGATGACACCTGCTCCTCTTGTTGTCCGTGAAACCACCAATCTTGAGGATGCTGCGAG GTTGTTGCTCGAAACAAAGTACCGTCGTCTGCCTGTTGTAGACAGTGATGGCATgctg GTTGGAATCATTACAAGGGGAAATGTCGTTAGAGCTGCTCTTCAGATCAAACATGCTAACGAGAGATACCATAATTGA
- the LOC131327290 gene encoding probable E3 ubiquitin ligase SUD1 has protein sequence MEIAASLDPVVNPSTSSPGINPPTNQNDDDEEGDVCRICRNPGDTENPLQYPCACSGSIKFVHQDCLLQWLNHSSARQCEVCKHAFSFSPVYAKDAPARLPFQEILVGMAMKACHVVQFLLRLIFVLTVWLLVIPFITYWIWRLSFVKSFGEAQSLFLSHISSTAFLTDCLHGFLLSASIVFIFLGATSLRDYFRHLREIGGQDADREDGDRNGARAARRPPGHANRNLAGEANGEDGGGAQGVAGAGQIIRRNAENVAARLEMQAARLEAQVEQMFDDLDDADGAEDVPFEELVGMQGPVFHLLENALTVLVSNVVFLGFVIYVPFWLGRIILHYLSWVLSSATSPVLSTVLPLMESALSFANITLKNALAAVANLTPDNQENSFLGPVAEMLNANSTRPQESSNNLSTLLSADIMSGASAGTSRLSDVATLAVGYMFVISLVFLYLGIVALIRYTRGEPLTMGRFYGIASLAETIPTLFRQFVAAMRHLMTMIKVAFLLVIELGVFPLMCGWWLDICTIRMFGKSIAQRVDFFSVSPLASSLVHWGVGIVYMLQISIFVSLLRGVLRKGVLYFLRDQTDPNYNPFRDLIDDPVHKHARRVLLSVAVYGSLIVMLVFLPVKIAVRMAPSIFPLDVSVSDPFTEIPADMLLFQICIPYAIKHFKLRVTIKSILRYWFTVVGWVLGITDFLLPRPEDNGGLENGNGEPARPDRPGGHAADDLNRGRLVLANTDLEEEYDGDEPADSERYVFVLRIVLLLVMAWMTLLIVNSALVVVPVSIGRTLFNRIPLLPVTHGVKCNDLYSFAIGVYIIWTALAGARYSIEHVKTRRAKVLLKQIWKWCVIILKSSALLSIWVFVIPVLIGLLFELLVIVPMRVPVDESPVFLLYQDWALGLIFLKIWTRMVMLEQMVPLVDEGWRVKFERVREDGFSRLQGFWVLREIVLPITMKLLTALCVPYVLARGVFPVFGYPLLVNSAVYRFAWLGCLGFSILCFCAKRFHVWFTNLHNSIRDDRYLIGRRLHNFGEDSGRRQSETGSLEARNSDTQGTGLIRQDRDGLDGGLRLRHLDRQNA, from the exons ATGGAGATCGCCGCGTCACTCGATCCCGTCGTGAACCCTTCCACTTCTTCGCCGGGAATTAATCCGCCGACCAATCAAAACGACGACGATGAAGAGGGAGATGTTTGTCGTATCTGCCGTAATCCAGGAGACACGGAGAACCCTCTCCAGTACCCTTGCGCCTGCAGCGGCAGCATCAAGTTCGTTCACCAAGACTGCCTCCTCCAGTGGCTCAATCACAGCAGCGCCCGCCAATGCGAG GTCTGCAAGCATGCATTTTCGTTCTCACCTGTTTATGCTAAGGATGCTCCAGCGAGGCTTCCTTTTCAGGAGATTTTGGTGGGGATGGCCATGAAAGCGTGCCATGTTGTGCAATTTTTGTTGCGCCTTATTTTTGTACTTACAGTTTGGCTCCTTGTCATTCCCTTCATTACATATTGGATCTGGCGATTGTCATTTGTGAAGAGTTTTGGTGAAGCTCAAAGTCTTTTCTTGAGTCATATATCTTCTACAGCCTTTCTGACTGATTGTCTGCATGGGTTCCTACTTTCTGCAAGCattgtgtttatttttcttggaGCCACGTCGTTGAGGGATTATTTCAGGCATTTACGAGAAATTGGAGGGCAGGATGCTGACAGAGAAGATGGAGATAGAAATGGTGCTCGTGCTGCAAGAAGACCTCCTGGACATGCTAATAGGAATTTAGCGGGTGAAGCAAATGGGGAAGATGGTGGTGGGGCACAAGGAGTTGCTGGAGCTGGTCAAATAATCAGAAGGAATGCAGAAAATGTTGCTGCTAGGTTGGAGATGCAGGCAGCTCGTCTTGAGGCTCAAGTCGAACAAATGTTTGATGATTTGGATGATGCTGATGGTGCAGAGGATGTACCCTTCGAGGAGCTAGTTGGGATGCAGGGGCCTGTTTTCCATTTGCTGGAAAACGCACTCACT GTTCTTGTCAGCAACGTGGTATTCCTTGGGTTTGTCATCTATGTGCCCTTTTGGTTGGGACGAATTATACTTCATTATCTGTCATGGGTGTTGTCCTCTGCTACTAGTCCAGTGCTGTCAACGGTATTGCCGCTTATGGAGTCCGCCCTTTCCTTCGCCAATATAACATTGAAGAATGCACTTGCTGCTGTTGCTAATTTGACCCCCGATAACCAAGAAAATAGTTTTCTTGGCCCAGTTGCTGAAATGTTGAATGCAAATTCTACAAGACCACAAGAATCATCGAATAATCTTAGCACATTACTCTCAGCTGATATTATGAGTGGTGCATCTGCTGGAACATCACGGCTTTCTGATGTTGCTACTCTTGCTGTTGGATACATGTTTGTAATCTCTTTGGTCTTTCTCTATCTCGGTATTGTTGCACTGATTCGGTACACTAGGGGTGAGCCCTTGACAATGGGTAGGTTCTATGGTATAGCTTCATTAGCAGAGACAATACCCACCCTATTCAGGCAGTTTGTGGCAGCAATGAGACATTTAATGACCATGATTAAGGTTGCTTTCCTTCTGGTCATTGAACTGGGTGTTTTTCCTCTGATGTGCGGATGGTGGCTGGATATTTGTACCATAAGAATGTTCGGGAAGTCGATTGCTCAAAGAGTTGATTTCTTTTCAGTCTCTCCATTAGCAAGCTCGTTGGTCCATTGGGGTGTAGGAATCGTGTATATGCTACAAATAAGTATCTTTGTCAGCCTTCTTCGAGGG GTTTTGCGCAAAGGCGTTCTTTACTTTCTTCGAGATCAGACCGATCCAAATTACAACCCCTTCCGTGATCTGATTGATGATCCTGTGCACAAACATGCTCGTAGGGTTTTGCTGTCTGTTGCTGTTTATGGTAGTTTGATAGTGATGCTGGTATTTTTACCCGTTAAAATTGCTGTACGAATGGCACCATCAATTTTCCCGCTGGATGTCTC TGTATCTGACCCATTCACTGAAATCCCTGCTGATATGCTTCTCTTTCAAATCTGCATTCCATATGCGATTAAGCATTTTAAGTTGCGTGTAACAATCAAGTCCATTCTCCGCTACTGGTTTACCGTAGTTGGATGGGTGCTGGGTATAACAGATTTCTTACTGCCTAGACCTGAGGACAATGGTGGTCTTGAAAACGGAAATGGGGAGCCAGCAAGGCCGGATAGACCAGGAGGACATGCTGCTGATGATTTGAACAGAGGCAGGCTAGTATTAGCAAACACTGATCTTGAAGAAGAGTATGATGGTGATGAACCAGCTGACTCAGA AAGGTACGTATTTGTGCTTCGGATTGTGCTGTTGTTGGTGATGGCTTGGATGACTCTACTTATAGTTAACTCTGCCTTAGTAGTTGTACCAGTTTCTATTGGACGTACACTTTTCAACCGCATCCCTCTTCTCCCAGTAACTCATGGGGTCAAGTGCAATG ATTTATATTCTTTTGCCATTGGAGTCTATATTATTTGGACTGCCTTAGCTGGGGCTAGGTATTCCATTGAGCACGTTAAAACAAGGAGGGCTAAAGTTCTGCTAAAACAAATTTGGAAATGGTGTGTCATTATTTTGAAGAGTTCCGCATTGCTGTCAATATGG GTTTTTGTCATCCCGGTGTTAATTGGACTGCTCTTTGAACTTTTGGTAATTGTGCCAATGCGGGTGCCTGTGGATGAAAGCCCAGTTTTCCTTTTGTATCAGGACTGGGCTTTGGGACTCATTTTTCTTAAGATCTGGACTAGAATG GTCATGCTGGAGCAAATGGTGCCTCTGGTGGATGAGGGTTGGCGTGTAAAGTTCGAAAGGGTGAGAGAAGATGGTTTCTCCAGGCTGCAGGGCTTTTGGGTACTGCGTGAGATAGTTCTGCCAATTACTATGAAGCTGCTTACTGCACTGTGTGTTCCCTATGTTTTGGCCCGAGGGGTGTTTCCCGTATTTGGGTACCCATTGTTGGTTAACTCGGCGGTGTATCGATTTGCCTGGCTGGGATGCCTTGGTTTCAGCATTTTGTGCTTTTGCGCCAAGAGGTTCCATGTCTGGTTCACCAACCTCCATAACTCTATTCGCGATGATCGCTATTTGATCGGTCGTAGGCTTCATAACTTTGGAGAGGATTCGGGGAGAAGGCAAAGTGAAACGGGTTCTTTGGAAGCACGAAATTCCGATACCCAGGGGACTGGGTTAATTAGGCAGGACCGCGATGGATTAGATGGAGGGTTGAGACTTAGGCATCTTGACCGGCAAAATGCCTGA